A single region of the Candidatus Omnitrophota bacterium genome encodes:
- a CDS encoding O-antigen ligase family protein, which produces MNLNLGGRLSMWKDAARLVKENPLFGVGLGNVYENIKSPYSWGGKLSHAHNTYLQILVASGIFALISFLWVIYAFFKEMLRRIKHPDVGKFEKYILVGLLFGFAAEGMCGMTDDLFCRAEIYYPIYFLMGLAMSRALAPKNSQDKK; this is translated from the coding sequence ATGAACCTTAATCTTGGTGGAAGGTTGAGCATGTGGAAAGATGCGGCAAGATTAGTAAAAGAAAATCCCCTTTTTGGTGTGGGGTTGGGTAATGTATACGAGAATATCAAATCACCGTATTCGTGGGGGGGGAAACTTTCTCATGCACACAATACTTATCTGCAGATTTTGGTGGCGAGCGGGATTTTTGCGCTGATAAGTTTTTTGTGGGTGATATACGCGTTTTTCAAGGAGATGCTCAGAAGAATAAAACATCCGGATGTTGGAAAATTTGAAAAATATATCTTGGTGGGGCTTTTGTTTGGTTTTGCGGCGGAAGGCATGTGCGGGATGACGGATGATCTGTTCTGCAGGGCTGAGATATATTATCCGATATATTTCTTGATGGGCCTGGCGATGTCAAGGGCTCTGGCTCCTAAAAATAGTCAGGATAAAAAATAA
- a CDS encoding Fic family protein, with protein MRYIWNLKGWPNFKWRNDEMINVLGKARLAQGKLLSRISSMGLDQNQESRTEILIEETIKTAAIEGVLFDRESVRSSIVRKLGLPSSDLKRPDRNAEGLIDVIIDAQENYKKPLTLSRIKSWQASLFPAGYSGLKKIVTGRWRQENPMQVVSGPIGREKVHYEAPPGGKIPFEMKLFLNWWKKGNPFNPARANKKKSPDGLLRAGIAHFYFVTVHPFEDGNGRIARALTDMALAQDENTAKRYYSMSGRIMAERKSYYEILEKSQKGSLDITEWLLWFLNCYTHSIQDSEASIGNIIKKALFWQKHSQSALNINQRKVINRLLDAGEGGFEGGLTTIKYVGMTKVSRATAYRDISDMVQKNILAANAQKGRNVSYELIFPSLD; from the coding sequence ATGAGGTATATATGGAATTTAAAGGGATGGCCGAATTTCAAATGGCGGAACGATGAGATGATCAATGTGCTGGGCAAAGCGAGATTGGCGCAGGGTAAATTGCTGAGCAGAATATCATCAATGGGCCTTGATCAAAATCAGGAGTCAAGAACCGAAATACTGATAGAGGAAACAATCAAAACAGCCGCTATAGAGGGCGTGCTCTTTGACAGGGAATCCGTGAGGTCATCAATTGTCAGGAAACTGGGTTTGCCGTCGTCGGATTTAAAGCGCCCGGACAGAAACGCGGAGGGTTTAATCGATGTTATCATTGATGCGCAGGAAAATTATAAAAAACCTCTCACTTTAAGCCGTATAAAATCATGGCAGGCCTCCCTGTTTCCGGCAGGTTATTCGGGATTGAAAAAGATTGTTACGGGCAGATGGAGGCAGGAAAACCCTATGCAGGTGGTGTCCGGGCCGATTGGCAGAGAAAAAGTGCATTATGAAGCGCCGCCGGGCGGGAAGATCCCTTTTGAAATGAAACTCTTTCTGAACTGGTGGAAAAAAGGAAACCCTTTCAATCCGGCCCGCGCGAACAAAAAGAAATCGCCGGACGGTTTGCTGCGGGCGGGCATAGCGCATTTTTATTTTGTAACTGTTCACCCTTTTGAGGATGGAAATGGGAGAATAGCCCGCGCGCTGACCGATATGGCCCTGGCTCAGGACGAAAACACAGCTAAAAGATATTACTCTATGTCCGGCAGAATAATGGCTGAGCGAAAATCATATTATGAAATCCTGGAAAAAAGCCAGAAGGGCTCTCTTGATATCACGGAGTGGCTCTTATGGTTTTTAAACTGTTACACGCATTCAATACAGGATTCTGAGGCGTCCATAGGGAATATAATCAAGAAAGCTCTTTTTTGGCAAAAGCATAGCCAGAGCGCATTGAATATAAATCAGCGAAAAGTGATCAACCGCTTATTGGATGCCGGCGAAGGCGGCTTTGAGGGTGGGTTAACCACCATAAAGTATGTGGGAATGACAAAGGTGAGCAGGGCCACGGCGTACAGGGATATATCTGATATGGTGCAAAAAAATATATTGGCAGCCAACGCGCAAAAAGGCAGGAATGTTTCATATGAATTGATTTTTCCGTCTTTGGATTAA
- a CDS encoding aspartate 1-decarboxylase, producing MVLKEVLRAKIQRVKITLTELHYKGSIGLDADIIAKVGIAAGDKVHVLNYDNGERFETYVIAEEAGSNAVILYGPAARKGDPGQDVCIIAYAFVTADERLEPKILNA from the coding sequence ATGGTATTGAAAGAGGTTTTGAGAGCGAAGATACAGAGGGTGAAGATCACCCTCACGGAACTGCATTACAAGGGCAGCATAGGGTTGGACGCGGACATCATCGCCAAAGTCGGCATAGCCGCTGGCGATAAGGTGCATGTCCTCAATTACGATAACGGTGAGAGGTTTGAGACATACGTCATAGCGGAAGAAGCCGGTTCAAACGCTGTTATCCTTTACGGGCCGGCCGCGAGAAAAGGAGATCCGGGCCAGGATGTGTGCATAATAGCTTATGCCTTTGTCACCGCTGACGAACGCCTGGAGCCTAAGATACTGAATGCGTGA
- a CDS encoding inositol monophosphatase: MREIEKRLEAAQELALGAGSLLKGCFGGKIEFEKKADGSLVSPADKAAEKLIIGGLKKRFPSDSILSEESGRADCGGEFLWIIDPLDGTHNYIKGLDIFGTSIALCRAGAPALGVICMPMTNELFYAHKGGGAFLNGEKISVSDRDIKDATMFFDSSIARVPERNLAALERLHNKVFNIRMLGSTVAGLCHIAAGRAELEVEFCDVVWDFAAGLLIVEEAGGAATELDGGVWGPDTVGYVVSNGRFHDEILDLIKP; this comes from the coding sequence ATGCGTGAGATAGAAAAAAGGCTTGAAGCTGCCCAGGAGCTTGCCCTCGGCGCGGGGAGTCTCTTAAAGGGCTGCTTCGGCGGGAAAATTGAATTTGAGAAGAAGGCTGACGGCTCACTGGTTTCTCCGGCGGATAAGGCTGCTGAAAAACTTATCATCGGCGGGCTGAAAAAAAGATTTCCGTCGGACAGCATACTCAGCGAAGAATCTGGCCGCGCCGACTGCGGCGGCGAGTTCCTCTGGATAATAGATCCCCTCGACGGCACGCACAATTACATAAAAGGCCTTGATATTTTCGGCACATCCATAGCTTTGTGCCGAGCAGGGGCTCCGGCCCTGGGCGTCATATGCATGCCGATGACAAATGAGCTTTTCTACGCGCATAAGGGCGGGGGGGCTTTTCTTAACGGCGAAAAAATATCCGTTTCGGACAGAGACATTAAAGACGCGACGATGTTTTTTGACAGCTCCATAGCGAGAGTTCCCGAAAGAAATCTCGCGGCTCTGGAGAGGCTTCATAACAAAGTGTTTAACATACGGATGCTGGGTTCGACGGTCGCCGGGCTCTGTCACATAGCGGCAGGCCGCGCGGAGCTTGAAGTTGAGTTCTGCGATGTCGTGTGGGATTTCGCGGCGGGCCTTCTCATAGTTGAGGAAGCCGGCGGCGCCGCGACGGAACTTGATGGCGGCGTGTGGGGGCCCGACACCGTGGGTTATGTCGTTTCCAACGGGCGTTTTCATGACGAAATCCTTGATCTTATAAAACCGTGA
- a CDS encoding mannose-1-phosphate guanylyltransferase/mannose-6-phosphate isomerase, whose product MKNNRKVMILAGGKGTRLWPVSRENYPKFFLRIASETSLLQSAVSRGVKLAGAKNVFIVSNAEYRFLLRDHLKEGGIDFPLENILAEPVGKNTAAAIALGLRAITARAEAKNADPSIFVFPADHLIKDEAKFIAALKKAEEAAGEEYITALGIKPYRAETGYGYIKAGGKLSPKGLSAYAAKADGGRVIGTVPNTAGRAVEKFVEKPSAAKAEKFLKSGRYFWNAGIFVAAASVFSGEFEKNSPGIWRGFQEWDGKNFDKLGGFYKKLPSISFDYAVMEKTKKAAVVVYDGSWNDLGGWDSVYEVTKKDKKGNACRGDVISLDSENNLVYSITGKTVSLIGVKDLRIASTDDALLIMAEGRSQDVKRAVEKLKGREELVNHIKVRRPWGSFKTLERADNYKVKVIEMLPGRSLSLQKHSKRSEEWLVLTGKVEVELNGKIHKLNENGRIKIPRGAPHRLTNNCRKTAKILEIAHGSYIEEDDIVRLDDDFGRV is encoded by the coding sequence ATGAAAAATAATAGGAAGGTTATGATTCTGGCGGGGGGGAAGGGCACGAGGCTGTGGCCCGTGTCGCGGGAAAACTATCCCAAGTTTTTTCTCAGGATAGCGTCCGAGACGAGCCTGCTCCAGTCGGCTGTTTCAAGGGGCGTGAAGCTGGCGGGAGCCAAAAATGTTTTTATTGTATCAAACGCGGAATACCGTTTTCTGCTGAGAGACCATCTCAAAGAAGGCGGGATAGATTTCCCGCTGGAAAACATTCTCGCGGAGCCCGTGGGAAAAAACACGGCGGCGGCCATCGCGCTGGGCCTGAGGGCGATTACGGCGCGGGCAGAAGCCAAAAATGCCGATCCGTCTATATTTGTTTTTCCGGCGGATCATCTGATAAAGGATGAGGCGAAGTTTATAGCGGCGCTCAAAAAAGCGGAAGAGGCCGCTGGTGAAGAATACATAACGGCTCTGGGTATAAAGCCCTACAGGGCCGAAACGGGTTACGGGTATATAAAGGCCGGCGGAAAGCTTAGTCCTAAAGGGCTTTCGGCATATGCCGCGAAGGCCGACGGGGGGCGGGTAATAGGAACCGTCCCTAATACCGCAGGAAGGGCGGTGGAGAAATTCGTGGAAAAGCCCTCAGCGGCGAAAGCGGAAAAATTCCTGAAATCGGGGCGTTATTTCTGGAACGCCGGTATATTCGTCGCGGCGGCGTCTGTTTTCAGCGGTGAATTTGAAAAAAACTCTCCCGGGATATGGCGCGGTTTTCAGGAGTGGGACGGGAAAAATTTTGATAAGCTGGGCGGGTTTTACAAAAAACTCCCCTCCATTTCATTTGATTACGCCGTTATGGAGAAAACGAAAAAGGCCGCTGTCGTTGTTTATGACGGCAGCTGGAATGATCTGGGCGGATGGGATTCCGTTTATGAGGTCACGAAAAAAGACAAAAAAGGGAACGCCTGCCGGGGGGATGTCATTTCTCTGGATTCGGAAAACAATCTTGTCTATTCAATAACGGGGAAAACCGTTTCGCTCATAGGCGTTAAGGATCTGCGGATCGCCTCAACGGACGACGCCCTTCTGATAATGGCTGAAGGCCGTTCACAGGATGTCAAGCGCGCCGTTGAAAAGCTTAAGGGGAGAGAGGAGCTGGTCAATCATATCAAGGTGCGCAGGCCCTGGGGAAGTTTCAAGACACTGGAGAGGGCGGACAATTATAAGGTGAAGGTCATAGAGATGCTCCCCGGGCGTTCGCTGAGTTTGCAGAAGCACAGCAAAAGAAGTGAGGAGTGGCTTGTTCTCACGGGAAAAGTTGAGGTCGAGCTCAACGGAAAGATTCACAAATTAAATGAAAACGGCCGGATAAAAATTCCCAGAGGGGCGCCGCACCGTCTCACGAACAATTGCCGCAAGACCGCGAAGATCCTTGAGATCGCGCACGGCTCATACATTGAGGAGGACGATATCGTTCGTTTGGATGACGATTTCGGCAGAGTGTAA